The following proteins are encoded in a genomic region of Amycolatopsis sulphurea:
- a CDS encoding alpha/beta hydrolase encodes MVSLSDVKRWNTGQLDEIAHTMQQRLQILTHSGDDFGKVMPVEGWAGPAADNAGSAHHSLMSRIDKLAAGASIVAKALGQAADAITGVQHAITNAEELARKYGYQIADNGTVTDSYPDDKAPPELNPDDRARARTEVADAVAQALRTADDIDNDLASVFDRANHGDFGTGDEATVTAAAADGAKDPGLTLPEPPKDGTPSQNAGWWNSLSPAGQAILLRDHPDWLGNLDGLPGAVRSQANIARIPGERVDLQRQLAAAQAYIDQVKGIPDPTAGLVSNAIGEYQKIEAKLKSLDVIDSTLSEGNRQLLTLDTSGERVKAAIAVGNVDTAEHVAVFTPGFTSTVDGSLKGYDNDMQNLSQHSQNISNRFGDGGSVATVTWIGYEAPQTSDVLNPDLSVGSDNLAKIGAHKLDGFLNGLGASHDIHNQPLHLTALGHSYGSLTTGIALQQHTPVHDAVVFGSPGLDMQTPSDLKVPQGHMFSEWSDQDPVPRLDIAHNFGTSPYQGISGGSVASIEQLSTGDATGLGGQPLHATHEHGQYLDNNSTSQYNMANVVAGRPDLTVRHVQPWEVPSPPPAPGQPIPAPPGRDPQPPPR; translated from the coding sequence CACCCACTCCGGTGACGACTTCGGCAAGGTCATGCCAGTGGAAGGCTGGGCGGGGCCGGCCGCCGACAACGCGGGATCAGCGCACCACAGCCTGATGTCGCGTATCGACAAGCTCGCCGCCGGGGCGAGCATCGTGGCTAAGGCGCTCGGCCAGGCCGCGGATGCGATCACCGGCGTGCAGCACGCCATCACCAACGCCGAAGAACTCGCCCGCAAGTACGGCTACCAGATCGCCGACAACGGCACCGTCACCGACAGCTACCCCGACGACAAGGCGCCCCCGGAGCTGAACCCGGACGACCGGGCCCGCGCCCGCACCGAAGTCGCCGACGCCGTCGCCCAGGCGCTGCGCACCGCCGACGACATCGACAACGATCTCGCCTCCGTCTTCGACCGTGCCAACCACGGCGACTTCGGTACCGGCGACGAAGCCACCGTCACCGCGGCCGCCGCCGACGGCGCCAAAGACCCCGGTCTGACGTTGCCGGAACCGCCTAAAGACGGCACACCGAGCCAGAACGCGGGCTGGTGGAACTCCCTGTCGCCGGCCGGGCAAGCGATTCTGCTGCGCGATCACCCGGACTGGCTCGGCAACCTCGACGGCCTACCGGGCGCGGTCCGCTCCCAGGCCAACATCGCCCGCATTCCCGGCGAGCGCGTCGACCTCCAGCGCCAGCTCGCAGCGGCGCAAGCCTACATCGACCAAGTCAAGGGGATACCCGACCCGACGGCCGGGCTAGTGTCCAATGCCATTGGCGAATATCAAAAGATCGAAGCGAAACTGAAGTCACTGGACGTCATCGATTCGACACTGTCCGAGGGTAACCGCCAACTATTGACGCTCGACACATCAGGTGAGCGCGTCAAGGCAGCCATCGCGGTGGGCAACGTAGACACCGCCGAGCATGTGGCTGTGTTCACGCCCGGTTTTACGTCCACCGTTGATGGAAGCCTCAAAGGCTACGACAACGATATGCAAAACCTCAGTCAGCACAGTCAGAACATCTCCAATCGTTTCGGCGACGGCGGAAGTGTGGCGACCGTTACATGGATCGGCTATGAAGCGCCGCAAACTTCCGATGTCTTGAACCCTGACCTGTCGGTCGGTAGCGACAACCTGGCGAAGATCGGCGCACACAAGCTCGACGGATTCCTCAACGGTCTCGGCGCGTCCCACGATATCCACAATCAGCCACTGCACCTGACCGCACTGGGCCACTCCTACGGCAGCCTGACCACCGGTATTGCCCTCCAGCAGCACACCCCAGTTCATGACGCGGTGGTCTTCGGGTCGCCGGGCCTCGATATGCAGACACCCAGCGACCTCAAGGTGCCGCAAGGACACATGTTCTCAGAGTGGTCAGATCAGGACCCGGTGCCCCGTCTGGACATCGCCCACAACTTCGGCACTTCGCCGTATCAGGGAATCTCTGGTGGGTCGGTCGCCAGCATCGAGCAGTTGTCGACCGGTGACGCAACCGGCCTTGGCGGACAACCGCTGCACGCCACGCACGAACACGGTCAGTACCTCGACAACAACTCCACGAGCCAGTACAACATGGCGAATGTCGTTGCAGGCCGGCCGGATCTCACAGTGCGGCATGTGCAGCCGTGGGAGGTGCCATCGCCACCTCCAGCGCCAGGCCAGCCGATCCCTGCGCCGCCTGGCCGCGACCCGCAACCGCCCCCTCGATGA
- a CDS encoding DUF6221 family protein, with translation MDLARFDAVAAFLDARLDEEAANPTRRAEAFKDIEAKVRIMNRAYEARDLVRSFPDDPGTIAILTAHAAVLRHLAEVYNTHPDYQRNWWPEDI, from the coding sequence GTGGACCTCGCCCGCTTCGACGCCGTCGCCGCCTTCCTGGACGCACGACTGGACGAGGAAGCCGCCAACCCCACCCGCCGCGCCGAAGCGTTCAAAGACATCGAAGCCAAAGTTCGCATCATGAACCGCGCCTACGAAGCCCGCGACCTCGTACGATCCTTCCCCGACGACCCCGGCACCATCGCCATACTCACCGCCCACGCGGCGGTCCTCCGGCACCTCGCCGAGGTCTACAACACCCACCCCGACTACCAACGCAACTGGTGGCCCGAAGACATATGA
- a CDS encoding LppA family lipoprotein — MSQKTEQFNELMKRPDIDRAAAGYEELYAKVREQVTAEVPALKWEVANPESSAACGNDFAAVNADLRKNDAEVKGLANWVAKGNLPDFQWKHVASTVGQVAGTYGFGGGEVVVDQPGNHEIVFRDQYNAELNFGTAVNTTLLLRTGCHLTAEAKKRGTPAAPPTY; from the coding sequence GTGAGCCAGAAGACCGAGCAGTTCAACGAGCTGATGAAGCGGCCGGATATCGACCGGGCCGCTGCTGGATACGAGGAACTGTATGCCAAGGTGCGCGAGCAAGTAACGGCAGAAGTGCCAGCGCTGAAATGGGAGGTGGCAAACCCGGAGTCTTCCGCCGCTTGCGGCAATGACTTCGCGGCGGTAAACGCCGACCTCCGAAAAAACGATGCCGAAGTGAAGGGCCTCGCCAACTGGGTTGCCAAGGGCAACCTTCCAGATTTCCAATGGAAGCACGTTGCATCAACGGTCGGACAGGTGGCAGGAACATATGGGTTCGGCGGCGGCGAAGTGGTGGTAGACCAACCAGGCAATCATGAAATCGTGTTTCGTGATCAGTACAACGCCGAGCTCAACTTTGGGACTGCCGTCAACACCACGCTTCTCTTGCGCACGGGTTGCCACTTGACCGCCGAAGCGAAGAAGCGTGGAACACCAGCTGCTCCGCCGACGTACTGA